The genomic DNA TCGCCAGCGCCTGGGCAATCGCCATCCGTCATCGCGAGCAAGCTCGCTCCCACAGGGAGTTTGTGGCGGACGCAGCATTTGCGCATGCCCCGATCACACCTGTGGGAGCGAGCTTGCTCGCGATAGCGGTCCGCCTGAACCGATGATGTTGGATATGCCACCGTCATCGCGAGCAAGCTCGCTCCCACAGAGGGGTTTTCTTAAGTCAATAAAAAGCCCGCCCGATCAGGTAATCGGGCGGGCTTTTGGGTGTCGCTCGGTATTACTTCTTCAAACCGTAATGCTCATCGAGCATGCCGGGTGAATTCGGGGCCTTGGGGGCGTAGTCCCGCGGCGGTTCCTGAATCCCTTTGGGTGGGGTCAGGCGTTCCCGTGGAGTCTGTGCCGCATCGGCTTGCAGGGCGGCCAGCAGGCGCTGGCGAGTCTGCTCGTCCAGGGCCAGGCGATTGGCACCCTCGGACAAATGATCCTGGACATCCTGGTAGCTCTGGGTGAGTTTTTTCACCAGAGAAGCGGTGCTGTTGAAGTGAGTGACCACTTCATTCTGATAACTGTCGAAACGTTCCTGAATGTCGTCCAGCTGACGTTGCGTGCTGTTGGGCACCGCGTTGGGCAGCAGTCGGGCAAGCAGGAATCCAATGGCGACACCGGCAACCAGGGCAAGAGTCGGCAACAACCAAACTAAGAGCGAGTGTTCCACGAGTCCTTCCTCTATAAACGGCTTTGCTTTACGTTAACGGCTCGGACCTGCGCTGTATACCGCGAAGAACATCGCAATCATGCCAGGCACAGACTTTAGCTAGACGAGTCGACCCAATTCGGGGTCACGGAGTTCTTTCCCTTGCTTATGCGCGAAACCCCTGTCGTCATCGATGGCCCCGTGGGCCAACTGGAAGCCTTGTACCTGGACAGTGAGGCCCCCCGTGGCCTGGCGCTGATCTGCCACCCGAACCCGGTGCAAGGCGGGACCATGCTCAACAAAGTAGTCTCGACCCTGCAACGCACTGCCCGTGATGCTGGCCTGGTTACGTTGCGTTTCAATTATCGTGGCGTGGGCGCCAGTGCAGGCAGTCATGACATGGGCACCGGCGAGGTGGACGATGCCCAGGCGGTCGCCCAATGGCTGCGTGAAAAATACCCGCAACTGCCCCTGACCCTGTTCGGTTTTTCCTTCGGCGGCTTTGTCGCCGCCAGCCTGGGCGGGCGCCTGGAAGCCCAGGGGCAACCGGTCAAGCACCTGTTCATGGTGGCCCCGGCGGTGATGCGCCTGGACGAGCAATCGCCCTTGCCGACCGGTGGCGAGTTGACCGTGATCCAGCCGGAAACCGACGAAGTGGTCGATCCGCAGCTGGTTTACGCATGGTCCGATACGCTTCAGCGCCCCCATGAGCTGCTGAAAGTGGCAGAATGCGGACACTTTTTTCATGGCAAGCTGACCGATCTCAAGGATCTGATCCTGCCGCGCCTCTCGAATTGACAGCAGTCTGACAAGCGATAACCCATGACGACGCGTACCCGTATCCTGACCGGCATCACCACCACCGGCACCCCGCACCTGGGCAACTATGCCGGCGCCATCCGTCCGGCGATCCTCGCCAGCCGCGACAGCAACGCCGATTCGTTCTACTTCCTGGCCGACTATCACGCCCTGATCAAGTGCGATGACCCGCTGCGTATCCAGCGGTCGCGTCTGGAGATTGCCGCCACTTGGCTGGCCGGCGGCCTGGACGTGGAGCGTGTGACGTTCTATCGCCAGTCCGATATTCCCGAGATCCCGGAACTGACCTGGCTGCTGACCTGCGTCGCCGCCAAGGGCCTGCTCAACCGCGCCCACGCCTACAAGGCCTCGGTGGACAAGAACGTCGAAGTCGGTGAAGACCCGGACGCCGGCGTCACCATGGGCCTCTACAGCTACCCGATCCTCATGGCCGCCGACATCCTGATGTTCAACGCCCACAAGGTGCCGGTCGGCCGCGACCAGATCCAGCACGTGGAGATGGCCCGCGACATCGGCCAGCGTTTCAATCATCTGTTTGGCCAGGGCAAAGAGTTCTTCACCATGCCCGAGGCGCTGATCGAAGAAAGCGTGGCCACGCTGCCAGGCCTCGATGGCCGCAAGATGTCCAAGAGCTACGACAACACCATCCCGTTGTTCACCAGCGCCAAGGACATGAAAGACGCGATCTCGCGGATCGTCACCGACTCCCGCGCCCCGGGCGAAGCCAAGGATCCGGACAATTCGCACCTGTTCACCCTGTTCCAGGCCTTCGCCACTGCCGAACAGTCCGCCGAGTTCCGCAGCGAGCTGCTGCAAGGCCTGGGTTGGGGCGAAGCCAAGAACCGTCTGTTCCAGTTGCTCGACAGCGAGCTGGGTGAAGCGCGCGAGCGTTATCACCAATTCATCGAGCGTCCATCGGACCTTGAAGACATCCTGCAACTGGGCGCGAGCAAGGCCCGGGCCGTGGCAACGCCGTTCCTCTACGAATTGCGCGAGGCTGTTGGCCTGCGTTCGTTTGTCAGCCAGGTCCAGGTGGCCACCCAGACCAAAAAGAAAGCGGCCAAGGCGGCACGTTTCGTCAGCTTTCGCGAGGAGGACGGCAGCTTCCGTTTCCGCCTGCTTTCTGCCGATGGCGAGCAACTGTTGCTGTCGAACAATTTTGCCGACGGCAAGACCGCCGGGCAGGTGACCAAGCAATTGCAGTCCGGCCAGCCCTTGGACGTGCGCAGCGACGACCTGAGCTTCAGCGTCTGGCTCGAAGGCGAGTGCGTGGCGAACAGCCCGGCCTTCGCCGACAGCGCCGCCCGGGATGCGGCCATCGATGCGCTACGCGTCGCCCTGACGCCTGCCCAGGACTGACTCCGGCGCGTCACCCGACCATCGGCCCGAATAAGGGCCGATTGCCATTCCTCTGGGCCATCGCTACAGTGACGGCCCGTTTTTGTTGCCTTGCTAACGAATATGACGCCCCTAGAACGATATCAAGCTGATCTGAAACGCCCGGAGTTCTTCCACGACGCAG from Pseudomonas beijingensis includes the following:
- a CDS encoding alpha/beta hydrolase; translated protein: MRETPVVIDGPVGQLEALYLDSEAPRGLALICHPNPVQGGTMLNKVVSTLQRTARDAGLVTLRFNYRGVGASAGSHDMGTGEVDDAQAVAQWLREKYPQLPLTLFGFSFGGFVAASLGGRLEAQGQPVKHLFMVAPAVMRLDEQSPLPTGGELTVIQPETDEVVDPQLVYAWSDTLQRPHELLKVAECGHFFHGKLTDLKDLILPRLSN
- a CDS encoding tryptophan--tRNA ligase codes for the protein MTTRTRILTGITTTGTPHLGNYAGAIRPAILASRDSNADSFYFLADYHALIKCDDPLRIQRSRLEIAATWLAGGLDVERVTFYRQSDIPEIPELTWLLTCVAAKGLLNRAHAYKASVDKNVEVGEDPDAGVTMGLYSYPILMAADILMFNAHKVPVGRDQIQHVEMARDIGQRFNHLFGQGKEFFTMPEALIEESVATLPGLDGRKMSKSYDNTIPLFTSAKDMKDAISRIVTDSRAPGEAKDPDNSHLFTLFQAFATAEQSAEFRSELLQGLGWGEAKNRLFQLLDSELGEARERYHQFIERPSDLEDILQLGASKARAVATPFLYELREAVGLRSFVSQVQVATQTKKKAAKAARFVSFREEDGSFRFRLLSADGEQLLLSNNFADGKTAGQVTKQLQSGQPLDVRSDDLSFSVWLEGECVANSPAFADSAARDAAIDALRVALTPAQD
- a CDS encoding YhcB family protein; amino-acid sequence: MEHSLLVWLLPTLALVAGVAIGFLLARLLPNAVPNSTQRQLDDIQERFDSYQNEVVTHFNSTASLVKKLTQSYQDVQDHLSEGANRLALDEQTRQRLLAALQADAAQTPRERLTPPKGIQEPPRDYAPKAPNSPGMLDEHYGLKK